TTACAGTGAGAAAACCCTATATGTAAATCGATGATACAGTATAGTATGTAATACATGAATCGCTTTATATCCAGAGATTATAATTGTGAATAGGTTATCTGCTGTTCAGTTCCATTTGTAATGTATACTCATTCCTATTTGGAATCTCTGCTGTATAATATCACAATGTTTTGAATAACATTGAAGTCTTTTAGTGTATTTGTGAACCAAAGAAGGGTTGAGTTACATTTATGATCATGTACATGACCCTTATTCTCCCTTATAGATGTATTCAGATGTTTATATAAGAATACTTAACTTACCGCCCTTAACTTTAGTGCAATCTATGTTGTGTAACTGTGCAATGTCATTGTGATTCACTGACTGAATGTTTTCGAGACACTTGGCTACATGTGGGAGGCATGACTGGCAGTGCGGCTGCTACTGCCAGTGCTTTATTAATGATAAAAAGCACAATGCTAAACCGTGATCTTAGGGCAGCTTTTATTCTATGGACATATGATTGTATTATAACGTGTTAAGTGGAGTAAAACTATAATATGCAAATTTAAGTTTGTCTTAAAATGCTGACTGTAGGCACACTTTTATGTTGAGAAAAACAATGTGAGAAACTGGGTTTACTTATCATTAAGAATTTTGCTTGAACAATGAAATGCACAGTGTTTGCTACTGTAATAAGATTTATTAAACAATTGTACATTCCTGAATTAGTGGGATGAAATATCCCTTGTTAAATTCAATGTAGGCACACGCCACCATTTGCAGAGTATCACTGTTGTAGCCACAGCATTAATAAAGACATGAGCTGTAGAACATCTGTGGGCACAATTTTTTGCAGTTTGTAAAAGGACATTTaactttacaaataaatatgtatgGCAATCAACACTGGAGAAGACTTACCTTAACTCGTGTGTTTAGTTGAGTTTAGTTTTTTCCTTcaaatatttttaacttttcttctGACCTTTTTAAAGTACAATATATAGAAAAGTATTGAAGTGGTAAGCCTTCCCTTTGCCACAAACTGTGtttgcacatttgatgaagaTGACAAAATGTGGAAATGACCAAGAAGTGTTATTACACCAAAAAGGGAAACATCTTTTACATATTGTATGAGCTATGCACAAGCAAATATATATTCCTTTTCTTtgccaaaaagaaagaaatgtatgaCATCCTACATAGTGTTACTTTGGGGGTCAATTAGATGACAGAGAGGTTCGATGTCTTATAAACAAACTGAAATCCACCTCTCACGTTATCTGGGATTTTGGAGGGCTAGTGCTGCCTAGAAAGTACTGCCAACAGCAATCACAGACACAGCGCATATAGAAATCCACTGTATTTAAAGTCATTAAGTATCaaggtgataaaacaatgttaagtgtgtttttttttgttttttttttagctggaAAAGAGGTCCGGGAccccaaactgaacattaggGTTAAAAGACACTCTTGTCCCCTGGCTGAGACAGGTTGAGTGCATCAAGGTGTTGAGATGAGAAAACTGTCACTGTACTGGTATCCATCCTTtagacaaatatgcaaaataagTACAATATATGgagaaaatgattaatcaatctTGGCCTGATATTGTCTATGTAAAACTCTAGagtaaatgtgcatgttttccatttcagatcttatttcttttttctcgTACATCTTTTCAATGCACCTGGTTGTCACCAGCCATCGGTCAGATTAATCACCCTGGAGGGACTTTTTATTGGCTGATCATCTCACAGCTGAGATTTCACGAGCACCCCCTGCCAATTCCTTCACTCCTCTCATTACTCACATTTAAGATATTTATCATAAAACGCATTAGACTGTGCTctcttaacattttttttccgAGGCGCCTATTTCAAGGCTCTGCCTGGctgcattttatttcaacacagcTGTAGAGGGGACTGGCTGTTTCAGTGGCTCTTCTCCCATCCTCCACCAGGCAGACGCTGCTTCTTTGTTTCATGCTTCAGTGCAGCGATCATTACAGACCCAGTGTCACTGGGTGCTTTGTAAAGTTACAGGGAACAGAGGATTAAAGGAATAACTGCTCATATAATGGGGTGATAGAAATAATAACCCTTGACTTCTTGCCACATCTAAAGggagagtgattttttttttttatttgtttgttgttctaacaaacaacaaacaaacggCTGTATCATTGAAGGTTAAACGTACCAAAGAGTAATGACATGGCTAATTTGGAAGCAGGTGTTTGAGAATCTTATAATGATTGAATGCAAATGAAACCAGGCCTGAAGCTCTTATAGTTTGTCACAGTTTAGTAACTTGCAAGACATGAATAAATTGCCGCCCAAAGGAAGTAACATAATCACTGAACCAATCAGATTATGCAAAATGTTTCAGAAAAAGATTTATATTGGATATAATGGTAAATAAAGTATGGAAAGAACAGGTTTGTTAGActataaaattaatatttagtAGTATTTGAAGGGGTTCATCACTTTAATCAGCAATCAGTATCTCCCATCAATTCTAATTACAAGCATAATTAAACTTTGATCACGAGGAGATCAGGCCAGTGAAAATAATAAGGAGCAGTTCTGTTTTTGCAGTGGCCTCTGTCTCTGGAGGGCGGGTGGGAGCTGGCTCTGAACACCAGACTGTGAAACACttaatgtctgtctctgtactgtGTCTGTTCACCCTCCATTTCACacctgggacacacacacacacacacacacacagaggattcAGCAGAATACTGCAAATGAAACAAAGACCATCACATTTATTGAGCTCATTGCATTGCCTTTTCTTCCTGTTTAAATTGTATTTCCATTACAGAcacttttttttgggggggggaagCAAAGTTTCCTCTCACACACAATAGGTCACTCGCCCATCTATCCTCTCCCAGTCATGCTACTCCTCCCTCTTATATATCCAAGAATCTTGTCAGTGGTTTCTTGATGCGCCAAATATATCTCCCACTCCTGGGAATCACTGCCACATTAGCTTCCTGATAGATACTGACGTTCCCATTGTGTAAGGCAAGTCtaatgaaatgatgatgatgatgatattgaCTGCGGGCTGCTTGCCAGCCCTTCCCCCCCTCTTCTCCATGCAccatttatacacacatgcagctaTGGCCACAATTTAGCCTTATTTACTTAACAACCCACAGTTCAACATGGGCAGCAGTTTTGCTCTTATAGTTGTTCAATTTAAAGGTCAATAATTATGTGTTCTTgtgctgtaaaatgtgtttatgtgtttatgtgcacaatctgttcattttgttcttAAATTCAAGCCAAATAGCAAACGTGCTTgacattaaaaaacagcaataaCAGAATCAATTGTAACACCTTAAGGCCTCTGACTTCTAAAGTAATTATAATggcttacatttatttaaatagccTCCTGTCATTGACTGTGTGTCCATGGCTTGATTAATCTTGGCAGAAAGTAAATTTTAATCGGGAGATTAATAGTCCAGAGACTGTAACTTGCCTGTCTCTATGGCTGGGGAGTGTAAACCTAATGTGGCGCTTGTTAAAGTTGAAAGGCTGCTAGTAAATGTCTCTGTTGGACATTTTCTAAAGGAATAAGTCCTGGAGCAATTACACTGCACCTAACCAAGTCTGTGTGTGCTGATTGCTATCACACATGctaaatgaacaaaacaacCTCTAGTCTCTAGCTCTGCtttcaagacattttttttcctgaataGCAACTATGGGGCAGGAAAGGACAGGAGTCATATGTCTGATGttgctgaaattaaaatgataaacaacaacaataatgacatgATAACTACTTGTACTGGTGTTTGGCTGTGCTGCTCTGTCATCTTAATGCAGGCTTTTCTAATTTTATCTCTGCCTCCCAGCAATACAGAGAACATTATGTCAGCACAGAGCATGTATTTATTAGACAACCCTTTCATCCTGCAAAAGATTTGGTGGGGGGGGCAAGCAAGGGGACCTATAGATATTTATCAAATTATGGACATTTTAATTTCTGGCAACTTCTTTGTTAATgtctccctcacctcctccaacTTGGTGTCTGTGGAGGCGAGGGAGTCTGAACAAAAGTACAGCGCTTTGCAGCTTTAGTTTTTCTCCAGAGTGGATTCCTTGGAGGACTGAAGTATAAATCTGAGAGAGATATCCAGAACAGTGATCGCAGAGTTTTAAGGCGTCAGCAAGCTTCTGCTGAAATACAGAGTTTATTTATCTGGATCTTGAAATAGCGAGTGTCAGTATAAACTATCTTTCGACTGGTAGTAAATAATGGATTTGAAGATCTGTTACGCAAAGCAACAATGAATGATTTAAGttttaacaaacaaatgaataacagaaaagcaacaaatcctcacactggagaagctggaaccatcaaatgtgtagcattttgcttgaaaattgacataaatgattaatcgattatcaaattGGCTGACAATGAATTTTCTGTCTATCGACTAATTGATAAATCAACTAATCGCTTCATCTCTATGTCTATACGTTGATATTACTATctataatgaataaaaattaatGCTAAAGCAGGATGAAAATACTAAGATATAAGATATCTTACTATATCCTACATATAGTTATATACAACAAAAGAATCCCAAAATACAAGCACCAAGCAATACATGAgtattaaatatttcataaacAATGTGTGACTGTATCGTGGTCACAAACATCCTGATCTCTGCAGCGGTATACTGGACTCAAGAAGTAAAGTTTCCACATCTTTTAAGGACAGAAACGGACTTTAATTCTGCACTGCAGCTCTTcccataaatgtaaaaatgatgatgatctAGCAACATGCaaagtttgacttcctctgattgcTTGTGAAACCACACTTGAATTTGCTTATCTTAGAATATGAAAACACCATAAGGGAGTAGTGCATATAACCTACAGGGTGCACCTCGTCTTGTAAAATGTAGCCAAATGTGTGGCATTGTTGATCATCTATGCTTCTCTAGAACTGAAAGGCTCTGAGAACAAGATTTTGGTTAAACCTGTCTAAATGTGGGAAAAGGGTGAAATATTCATATCAAACAACATTCCTGTCTTGTGAAgctaaaacataaatatataaaaatatatatataaattagtGTCTCCAGAGATGTTGGTGCAATTTTGTGGAGAATTTTTAAGGTTGTAGTGTTAATGCATGATCAACCACAGTGTTAACTGACATGTTATTCATGTTCTGCATATGTCATGTTTTAACACTGATCcctttgttgtattgttttgtatttagaaatatgtcatttttaaaagtcaTATCAATTTGGTGATTTTCAGACATGTTTTACAATAACATTTCCTTCTACTTGACAGTCAAAATTAATAAGTAttgcctttctttttctttatcaatGTTTGCACCTTTTAAGCAGGAGACAAAGTGTAAAATACTAATTGCGGAGAATCACTATTCTAAAGTGATTCTATGTGAATCTCCGTGATGGTTCAGAcgaataaataagaataaaatctTCTTGTCAGAATATATCACACCAATGCTCGATCTCCTCTCTTGAATAAGTATACATTTTATCATCCAGCGCAGTTGCAGAGAGACGAAATCAAGGTGAGCTGCAGCGGACACATAGACTGACAGGATAACTGATGATTGAGGAGGAGAATCACAATGCTGAGCAAgtttatttcaaattatttgATAAGAGCTGCTGCACTACAGATATTCAACTACATATACATTAATCTACTCCTTGAGCCCATGTTCTTTACAGCACTGATGATGTCCCTTATTATCACAGGGACAATTTTATACTCTCACATCTTCCCTGGCTCTGGTTTCTGCTCTCTCGTGATTatacaatcaaatcaaaaagcAGCTGAGATCTGAATAAAAAgcaacttttaaaataaagctgaGGTTATCGCTTAGCTATGTTAATAGTTATAGATTGTTACAGGAAGTTAACAGAGGCTCATTACTCATCTTCCAGAAAATCTAAGGTagggtgtttttattttacacgtCTCTAATCAACAACTTGTTCCACACAGAACCTCATTCAAGCAGCTAAATTACAAGGAGGAGGCAGAACTCTAAATGACTGCAGacactgtcaacatactttaaTATCAGGCTCTCACACAGCACCGTGGTGCCATTGAGCAAAGCATTGttatctgtgtgtctttgtgggtGTGGGAAGGGGAAGGGagtattcaaatcctttgcTTACTGAGTATTGTATTATTGCTTAAATAGCAATACTACAAGGTAACAATACTCAACATTACAAGTGAAAatcctgaaaaatgtatttaactttaaaaagtaCTTATTATGAAGAATACCACATTAAGAGTGTTGAATTGTTgatgcattttaacattttagctGGTGCTAAGTCAAACTGTTCAGTACTTTTATCATCATATTTCATCAGCTCATCACGTTTTGAATAAGATTTGATCTGCAAAGTAATGTTACCTAGCAACAGCAATCAGATAGAagcaaaatgtacaatattttccaCTGAAATTTTGTGGAGTAACTGTTAGAAGTAGTAAGTGGAGAAACGCAAGTAAAGCACCattacctcaaaattgtacagtataATTGTACacaagtaaatgtactttaccTTCCTGCAGAGCTTTGGACTTGAGTCAGACCTATACTTCACCAAAATGAAGACTTGACTAGACTCCCTAAAAACTTGGCTTGACTTGATAAAGCAAAAACTTTCTGATCTCAACTTTTGATACtggaacaaaaaggaaaaacagaacaaacaaacaaacaaaagtaacaGTCACATTCAGGCCAGTGCCTGATAATTTAATTATGAGTCCTATGGACTGACTTAGTCTTAGCAATGTAAAGACTCTATTACACTATTTCACTATTAACACAGCTTTAAACTAACAATATTTAAATGCCTTGTCATTTTATAGATCAGCATTCAGAGACTTGAAATACTTGCATATGACTTACAATTTGCCTATAAAGGGCAGGAATTTACCCCCAGGCCCCACTGTTAACCCCGCACAAAGAGCCCTGGGACCCTTGGTGCACTGTGTATATCACCTCCAAGTTTTTGCACGCAGCAGATTACACAAGGCATCTTCATTACACTGTACTCCCAGAGACTATCCAGTTCTCATATGTTGGATAAACACTACCTGCCAGGTTTTCTGTGAGTCAGTTTGGTGTAAACTGACTAAACACATATTTCTTTAGGTATATGCACCATGTGAGCACAATACAACCTACAAATTAGTCCAacactagattttgacacacgCAGGACTATTCTTAGTTAAAATATTGTACTGTTTTTTTGTAGGAATTCCCTTGCAGACATGCACTGCTGGGGCATTTTGGGCCCCTGCAAAGTATGGGGCCCCCGAAGCAGTTGATAATGCAGCCTTGTAAAAGAGTTAAAACAGCTCTGCCCTCTACCCCTACGCTAATTTATAAACATGGATGATTATGAATTTGATTTGAGCCTTGCAGTAGACACATATGCTGCTGTCATCAAACATCTGACCCACAGCGGAAGTGCTGGCGTGGAACCAGGATCCGCAGGAAACACGGCAGTTTTACGGATATGATCTGGCGGAGAGCCGCCTGCTAACTGACACAGCTAGCCCACCCTGATACACGCACATTCAGGGAAACATGGGAGCGTCTGAGAGCGTCGAGATACCAGGTGGAGGGACTGAAGGCTACCACGTCCTCAGGGTAAGAGCAGTTTTCATGTCCCGGTGAAACGCAGCATATTTActgtctgtgagagagagacgggaACAGGGCTCTGCTAGCTAACGTTTTAGTATAGTTAATGGAGTTCACAGCTAGCTTAAATAATGATATTCATATATTAATTCAGTGGCAGTTATTTGACAGGACATCGGAGAGGTTTCGCCATCACATCtaccagctaacgttagctaactgcCAACGGGTAACTGTCAAGATCTGAATGAGTGCTCGTGCTTGTAGTGTCGTAGCTAGCTCAGTTGGTGTTACGCCCCACACTCGTTCAGGTGTATTATCATTGACCTGTGAGGCTGTTCTGCCGTGAACTGTCTTTAGTTATTATTTCATATAATAGCTATTTTGTCAGGTGTTTTTAAGCTGTATGAATTCATATGACTTGGCACGGTTAATTAATATTCAAGCACGCGCTGTCGTTAAACAGCAGAAGCTGATTTCGGTTTTTGTCGGTGCTCGCGGAGAACGCCTCCTTGATGTTGCCAGAATAACCGGTGTGACTACTTCACATAACATAGGAAGATGGGTGTGTGCTTCCATTTAGAAAAAAAGGCGATTAAATCCAAGGCGTACAGAGAAAGGAGTCTAGTCTAGAGAGTCTTTTAGTATAGAGAACAACTCTGACCCTGATGGAGGCCACAAGCTGAAACATGGTAGGCTTGCAATACATTTGttctttatatttgtgtgttgttaAGTTTAGCTGGACTTTTGACCgctcaacagtccaaaatcttaatatatttaatttactgtcatagaagactaagcaagcaagcaaatatttacattttagaccCTGTAAACGTAAGGCTTACTGACTTCATTAAGGGATCGGGTATTGGGCGATACAGTGTCTTTATAAAATTCTGCGTTTCCACTATCAGTTCTATCAGTTCAGTCACAGCCGGCCACCGTCTCTGTTGTTAGTGCCACAGCATAATCCCTAGCCTTATGTTAcgttacataaaaacaattctAATAAGTTCCATGGAGCCATATACCCCTAATGCTGCGAATCTCCAGTTCCAAAGGTGCTCTATTGGACTGAGATCTGGGGCCAGGTGCATAATTTGTACTTCAAAACTCTTTGAATGACttaatctgtgtgtgcacacaaagacagaaatattcaTAAGCATTTTGTTCATCAGACGTATAAAGCCACACATActcatgtttctgttttgtaaatCTCAATCGTTGTGGAACTGGATGCATGAGCCTCATTTCCACTCCCACAGTTTGCCATAAACTGATGCAGACACAAGTTCAAGttctttattgtcatatgcacaacgattacagtgaagcagtcacTGGCAATGAATTTCTTAATTCTCAGGCTCCCTCCAACAATGCTCAAACAAgatgtataaaaagaaaatcatgcaaGTAAAAAGAGAATCTTAGACGtaagacataaaatagtgcaGAACGCCCTTAAACATGCATTTGCATATTGATACTTGTGTCTGCTCCGCTTCTCATTAAACCTGTCAAACGGCAAAGAAGTGCAATTTCACTGTTTGTGTCGCATCGGCAAGGTTCTCGCTCTACTCACAGCTGTAATCACATGCATCTGTAAACCACCATCGTGGTGATATCtcagtcattattattattattattattattattattattattattaaacttcAGAAGGATGATCAATGTTTAATTTATAGAGCTCATATTGAAACAGACATTACAAACTGCTTCACAATTCAGGATCAAATGAAAAGATCATTAACAGGGACATCATGGCTCCATTGTAAGTAAAAAGAATGATAAAATTAATACATAGCAGATGATGGCATTTCCTCATCATAGTAATCATTTTGTACTCTGATGTAACACACTGTCCAACAGTGTCAAGCATTGCAGAtttctattaataaaatattgtttgtaataagaataataatatagAAATAGTAATTATTCATCCTCTTGCTACATCTCAGAATTTACAATTTCACGTTGCTGTTTGCAAAGCTTTATTGTCTTTATGATGCTGTATTTTACAGGTGCAAGAGAATTCCCCCGGTCACCGTGCAGGACTGGAGCCATTCTTTGATTTCATCCTTTCCATTTCTGACACTAGACTGGTAAGTTTACTATAAAGGCAATAATAAAAATTTGCTGCAGCTATTGGACCTGCTTTAGTAAGTCTCATATAGCCACAAGTGTCATGGCCGatgatttgaatgttttgatCTCTGCTAGAACAAGGACAATGACACCCTAAAAGAGCTGCTGAAGATGAACGTGGAGAGGCCCATCAAGTTGCTGTTATACAGTAGCAAGACACTGGCAGTGAGGGAGACAACTGTGACACCCAGCAACATGTGGGGCGGCCAGGGGCTTCTGGGAGTCAGCATTCGCTTCTGCAGCTTTGAAGGagccaatgaaaatgtttggcatgtcTTGGTGAGTGTGCTGGTCTGCATGCTGTTTAGACATCATATATGATTTTTGGGTGTTTAAACATTCATTAGCTTGGAATTATAAGGttgataaatactgtatactgagCATCACAGATTtggtaaaacatattttacatgttttatgtgtattttatacATACTACATGTATCCACTTCATTAAAAGTAATTGCACAGAagtgtaaaataacatttaaagatGAACGTGAATAAGCTAGGATAAGTTATTGCTATCACCTGATATGTTTATACATGTTTTTGGCGTCCAGGAAGTGGAGCCAAACTCTCCTGCGGCCCTGGCTGGTTTGAGGGCCCATGCTGACTACATTATAGGAGCCGACACAGTCATGAATGAGGTATTTGCTTTGCAGATTAGTAGTAGATTAGTTGACGTAAAGTTGGCAACAGGTTGACCTGCCGTGTATCTCTGCTCTTTCACCAGAGTGAAGATCTGTTCTCCGTCGTTGAAACCCATGAAGGGAAAGAGTTGAAGCTGTATGTTTACAACACAGATACAGACAACTGCCGGGAGGTGGTCATCACTCCAAACTGTGACTGGGGTGGAGAGGGCAGGTATGACCGTCATCAAGGAAATCACATCTACCTGAATTTTGCTTCTGTTGCCACTTGAAAGCCATGAATTTTGGTATAATAGTGTTTTCAGCTCATGAAACCCTTAAAGAACTGTGCACTGTGCAGTCTGTTCTACTGGCTCAATTGGCACCTACAGTACGATGGAACCATAATCCCTCAACCTTTGCTGCGTGACTAAACCAAACATCAACGTTAAATAGAATCATTTTAACAATAAATCAGCTTTTACCTGATAAAAATTGTCAGGTGTTGGTCAGACTCAAACTAGGGGTTTTGTGTTTATACACTTaatacacacttttttttctgttttggtccAGAAGTTCTCTTCAGTTTGGGtttatagtttagtttattttcagttcTTGATTCAGTATTTTTAATAGTGGCGTTCAgaacaggatttttttttaatttgcaatgtaattatgattttaataacaaatttaaatacaattaacatttacatacattttttatttcacatttggttaaaaacaagtcactttgttttattttactacattttatatttatacaaatttcttatttttgcagTTTATGGCTATGTTGCAGTTTTAGGTCCCCTTGGGGAAGTGTAAGGTTGTCATTTCAAATCATCTTTAAGGCTACTGTGAAATGTTTGGACATTTTCCCCTCACAGTATTGCTGTATTTCTGTCTCATCAGTTTAGGGTGTGGGATTGGTTATGGCTACCTGCACAGGATACCTACACTGCCATCTGCAGAGGGCAAGAAGATCAGTTTCCCTCCACAGACTCCCAGTGAAC
This Siniperca chuatsi isolate FFG_IHB_CAS linkage group LG12, ASM2008510v1, whole genome shotgun sequence DNA region includes the following protein-coding sequences:
- the LOC122885526 gene encoding Golgi reassembly-stacking protein 2-like isoform X3, whose amino-acid sequence is MGASESVEIPGGGTEGYHVLRVQENSPGHRAGLEPFFDFILSISDTRLNKDNDTLKELLKMNVERPIKLLLYSSKTLAVRETTVTPSNMWGGQGLLGVSIRFCSFEGANENVWHVLEVEPNSPAALAGLRAHADYIIGADTVMNESEDLFSVVETHEGKELKLYVYNTDTDNCREVVITPNCDWGGEGSLGCGIGYGYLHRIPTLPSAEGKKISFPPQTPSEPAPPPKDGFTEVHLSAVIPTVPVAVSSSASTGLEQSLAGLSVSSNPTTVVSNLQTGPTAVPLPSHFPSTQSVPLSVNPAVTLPVVAPFTLPGVVPGVTLPPSDFILPQITANTAPSSHIQLNSSLTKTPITSSVTTCESINITMTADSS
- the LOC122885526 gene encoding Golgi reassembly-stacking protein 2-like isoform X1, with the translated sequence MGASESVEIPGGGTEGYHVLRVQENSPGHRAGLEPFFDFILSISDTRLNKDNDTLKELLKMNVERPIKLLLYSSKTLAVRETTVTPSNMWGGQGLLGVSIRFCSFEGANENVWHVLEVEPNSPAALAGLRAHADYIIGADTVMNESEDLFSVVETHEGKELKLYVYNTDTDNCREVVITPNCDWGGEGSLGCGIGYGYLHRIPTLPSAEGKKISFPPQTPSEPAPPPKDGFTEVHLSAVIPTVPVAVSSSASTGLEQSLAGLSVSSNPTTVVSNLQTGPTAVPLPSHFPSTQSVPLSVNPAVTLPGLMPFPGGLPPFPNLPNLNITFPPGVDRLHHAVVAPFTLPGVVPGVTLPPSDFILPQITANTAPSSHIQLNSSLTKTPITSSVTTCESINITMTADSS
- the LOC122885526 gene encoding Golgi reassembly-stacking protein 2-like isoform X2 translates to MVQENSPGHRAGLEPFFDFILSISDTRLNKDNDTLKELLKMNVERPIKLLLYSSKTLAVRETTVTPSNMWGGQGLLGVSIRFCSFEGANENVWHVLEVEPNSPAALAGLRAHADYIIGADTVMNESEDLFSVVETHEGKELKLYVYNTDTDNCREVVITPNCDWGGEGSLGCGIGYGYLHRIPTLPSAEGKKISFPPQTPSEPAPPPKDGFTEVHLSAVIPTVPVAVSSSASTGLEQSLAGLSVSSNPTTVVSNLQTGPTAVPLPSHFPSTQSVPLSVNPAVTLPGLMPFPGGLPPFPNLPNLNITFPPGVDRLHHAVVAPFTLPGVVPGVTLPPSDFILPQITANTAPSSHIQLNSSLTKTPITSSVTTCESINITMTADSS